The Sander vitreus isolate 19-12246 chromosome 5, sanVit1, whole genome shotgun sequence genome includes a region encoding these proteins:
- the mtx3 gene encoding metaxin-3 isoform X2: protein MAAAMELRCWGGDWGLPSVHTESLIVLAYAKFSGAKVTVSPIDWTWKTLTATVPELLCGDSAVQEPAQILNFLRKRRFNADYELTARQGADTMAYIALLEEKLLPALLHTFWVDAENYANLTRPWFASRSPFPLNFLVPSRHANTALSRILLTKGEAPLHRITEVEGKIYSDAKECLNLLSYRLATVNYFFGNSPTSLDAFVFGFVAPLYKASLPSSPLQSHLRQLDNLTSFCDNILAVYFSSDHPCLAPPVQEIMDANLQKLTQLVNKESNMIEKMDDNLRSSPQHKPHRPEPKHSLASEKSSTPA from the exons ATGGCGGCTGCCATGGAGCTGAGATGCTGGGGAGGAGACTGGGGTTTGCCTTCTGTCCACACCGAGTCTCTGATAGTTCTG gCATATGCCAAGTTTTCTGGTGCAAAAGTCACGGTTTCTCCTATAGACTGGACATGGAAAACTCTAACAG CCACAGTCCCAGAGTTGTTGTGTGGAGACTCTGCAGTTCAGGAACCAGCACAGATTCTCAACTTCCTGAGGAAACGG aggttTAATGCAGACTATGAACTGACAGCCAGACAAGGAGCAGACACCATGGCATACATCGCTCTGCTTGAAGAGAAACTACTTCCAGCTCTG TTGCACACTTTCTGGGTGGATGCAGAAAACTACGCCAATCTGACACGGCCGTGGTTTGCCTCACGCTCGCCATTCCCTCTTAACTTTCTCGTCCCTAGTCGCCATGCCAACACTGCCCTCTCCCGTATCCTTCTAACCAAAGGAGAGGCGCCGCTACACCGAATCACTGAGGTGGAGGGAAAG ATCTACAGTGATGCTAAAGAGTGCCTGAATCTCCTCTCCTACAGACTGGCAACTGTAAACTACTTTTTTGGCAACTC GCCGACCAGTCTGGACGCctttgtgtttggttttgtgGCTCCCCTTTACAAAGCCAGTCTCCCCAGTAGCCCTCTGCAGAGTCACCTCAGACAGCTGGATAACCTCACAAGCTTCTGTGACAACATCCTCGCAGTCTACTTCAGCTCAGACCACCCTT GTCTTGCCCCGCCTGTTCAGGAAATAATGGATGCCAACCTCCAGAAACTAACTCAGCTTGTAAACAAAGAGTCCAACATGATCGAGAAG ATGGATGACAACCTTCGCAGCAGCCCTCAGCACAAACCCCACAGACCAGAGCCCAAACACAGTCTGGCCAGTGAGAAGAGCTCTACTCCTGCCTAA
- the mtx3 gene encoding metaxin-3 isoform X1 produces MAAAMELRCWGGDWGLPSVHTESLIVLAYAKFSGAKVTVSPIDWTWKTLTATVPELLCGDSAVQEPAQILNFLRKRRFNADYELTARQGADTMAYIALLEEKLLPALLHTFWVDAENYANLTRPWFASRSPFPLNFLVPSRHANTALSRILLTKGEAPLHRITEVEGKIYSDAKECLNLLSYRLATVNYFFGNSPTSLDAFVFGFVAPLYKASLPSSPLQSHLRQLDNLTSFCDNILAVYFSSDHPCLAPPVQEIMDANLQKLTQLVNKESNMIEKVLLLSFYRLFAWVHGCIWQMDDNLRSSPQHKPHRPEPKHSLASEKSSTPA; encoded by the exons ATGGCGGCTGCCATGGAGCTGAGATGCTGGGGAGGAGACTGGGGTTTGCCTTCTGTCCACACCGAGTCTCTGATAGTTCTG gCATATGCCAAGTTTTCTGGTGCAAAAGTCACGGTTTCTCCTATAGACTGGACATGGAAAACTCTAACAG CCACAGTCCCAGAGTTGTTGTGTGGAGACTCTGCAGTTCAGGAACCAGCACAGATTCTCAACTTCCTGAGGAAACGG aggttTAATGCAGACTATGAACTGACAGCCAGACAAGGAGCAGACACCATGGCATACATCGCTCTGCTTGAAGAGAAACTACTTCCAGCTCTG TTGCACACTTTCTGGGTGGATGCAGAAAACTACGCCAATCTGACACGGCCGTGGTTTGCCTCACGCTCGCCATTCCCTCTTAACTTTCTCGTCCCTAGTCGCCATGCCAACACTGCCCTCTCCCGTATCCTTCTAACCAAAGGAGAGGCGCCGCTACACCGAATCACTGAGGTGGAGGGAAAG ATCTACAGTGATGCTAAAGAGTGCCTGAATCTCCTCTCCTACAGACTGGCAACTGTAAACTACTTTTTTGGCAACTC GCCGACCAGTCTGGACGCctttgtgtttggttttgtgGCTCCCCTTTACAAAGCCAGTCTCCCCAGTAGCCCTCTGCAGAGTCACCTCAGACAGCTGGATAACCTCACAAGCTTCTGTGACAACATCCTCGCAGTCTACTTCAGCTCAGACCACCCTT GTCTTGCCCCGCCTGTTCAGGAAATAATGGATGCCAACCTCCAGAAACTAACTCAGCTTGTAAACAAAGAGTCCAACATGATCGAGAAGGTGCTTCTGCTTTCCTTTTATCGTCTCTTTGCTTGGGTTCATGGTTGCATTTGGCAG ATGGATGACAACCTTCGCAGCAGCCCTCAGCACAAACCCCACAGACCAGAGCCCAAACACAGTCTGGCCAGTGAGAAGAGCTCTACTCCTGCCTAA
- the mtx3 gene encoding metaxin-3 isoform X3: MAAAMELRCWGGDWGLPSVHTESLIVLAYAKFSGAKVTVSPIDWTWKTLTATVPELLCGDSAVQEPAQILNFLRKRRFNADYELTARQGADTMAYIALLEEKLLPALLHTFWVDAENYANLTRPWFASRSPFPLNFLVPSRHANTALSRILLTKGEAPLHRITEVEGKIYSDAKECLNLLSYRLATVNYFFGNSPTSLDAFVFGFVAPLYKASLPSSPLQSHLRQLDNLTSFCDNILAVYFSSDHPYG; this comes from the exons ATGGCGGCTGCCATGGAGCTGAGATGCTGGGGAGGAGACTGGGGTTTGCCTTCTGTCCACACCGAGTCTCTGATAGTTCTG gCATATGCCAAGTTTTCTGGTGCAAAAGTCACGGTTTCTCCTATAGACTGGACATGGAAAACTCTAACAG CCACAGTCCCAGAGTTGTTGTGTGGAGACTCTGCAGTTCAGGAACCAGCACAGATTCTCAACTTCCTGAGGAAACGG aggttTAATGCAGACTATGAACTGACAGCCAGACAAGGAGCAGACACCATGGCATACATCGCTCTGCTTGAAGAGAAACTACTTCCAGCTCTG TTGCACACTTTCTGGGTGGATGCAGAAAACTACGCCAATCTGACACGGCCGTGGTTTGCCTCACGCTCGCCATTCCCTCTTAACTTTCTCGTCCCTAGTCGCCATGCCAACACTGCCCTCTCCCGTATCCTTCTAACCAAAGGAGAGGCGCCGCTACACCGAATCACTGAGGTGGAGGGAAAG ATCTACAGTGATGCTAAAGAGTGCCTGAATCTCCTCTCCTACAGACTGGCAACTGTAAACTACTTTTTTGGCAACTC GCCGACCAGTCTGGACGCctttgtgtttggttttgtgGCTCCCCTTTACAAAGCCAGTCTCCCCAGTAGCCCTCTGCAGAGTCACCTCAGACAGCTGGATAACCTCACAAGCTTCTGTGACAACATCCTCGCAGTCTACTTCAGCTCAGACCACCCTT ATGGATGA